The Patescibacteria group bacterium nucleotide sequence AGAAAATATCAGGGGCGTGATTTTGGATGTGCAAAAAAATTTGGGGCGAGTCGATATTTTAGTGGTGAATGATGGTTCAACCGATAATACTTTAACGCAAGTTCGAAAAACAAAAGCCATTGTTTTGAACTTGAGCCAAAATTTAGGCATTGGCGGTTCGGTCCAAGCTGGATTATTGTATGCCGTAGAAAATGATTATGATTTAGTTTTACGTTTAGACGGCGACGGCCAACACCGAGCTGAAGATTTGCGAAAACTTAAAGAAAAACTGCAAAAAAGCAAATTAGATGTTTTGATTGGTTCCAGATTCCGCTCGCATCATAACTTTAAATTCGGCTTTTTTCGAAAAATCGGCATTCGGTATTTTTCCTGGTTAGTCAGCGCTTTGACCCATCATCAAATTTTAGACCCGACTTCTGGTTTGCAGGCGATTAATCGGCCGGCACTGCAATTTTTAGCGAAAAATTATCCGCAAGATTATCCCGAAGTGGAAGCAGTTTTGATTTTGTCTTTGGCGGGATTTAAAATTGGGGAGATGGCGGCAAAAATGAAAGAACGTTCTGGCGGCACCTCGAGTATTTCTTGGCGAAAATCAATTTATTATATGCTTAAAGTAACTTTGGCAATTTTGGTAAATTTAATTAGAAATAAACCGAAAAGGTCGTAATGTTTTTAATTTTTAAAACTCATCAAATTTTTGGCTTTGTCGTGAGCTTATTATTTTTAATTTTAATTATTGAAATGGTGAGACGCCGCAAACTGCTTGAAGGTTATTCTTTGCTCTGGATTTTTACCGGTTTAATTTTAGTGGTGATTTCTTTATGGGAAAAATTATGGATTAAAATCGCCAGTTTACTGGGGATTGTTTACGCTCCCTTTAGTTTGTTGATTTTCTTTTCATTATTTTTAATTATTGTTTGTTTAGATTTTTCGATGAAAATCTCCAAATCGAGCCAGCAGATTAAAGGCTTGATTCAAAAAGTAGCGCTTTTAGAAAATAAGGTTGAAAAATGCCAAAAAAAATCTTCAAAATCGAAAAAATAAAAACTAAAATTTGGCTGGGCGTGGTTTTTGCTTTGCTTTTGTCGGTAATGATGTTTTTTGCACCCACTTTTCGCCAAAAACAAATTACGACAGGTGATGAGCCTCATTATTTACTAATCACTCAAAGTTTAATTTTTGACCATGATTTGGATTTGAAAAATAATTATGACCAAAGAGATTATTTAAAATTTCATCCTCAGGATTTGCCTGATCGTCATACGGTTTTGGTGCGAGGCCATGAATTTCCGGTGGCGGGAATTGGTTTCCCGATGTTATTGATGCCATTTTATTTGGTTGGGCCAAGAATTGCAGTGATGGTGTTATTTAATTTGGTGGCAGCTTTGCTGGCAGTGAATTTATTTTTGGCGGCTTTTGAAATTACCAAGCGTAAATTATTATCTTTTTTCTTGGCGTTAATTTTTATTAGCACTTTGCCGTTATCAATATATGCTTTTCAAATCTATCCGGAATTAATTGTTGGATTAATTATTCTTTATGCTTTTCGGAAAAAATTTTCACCCTTAGCGATTTTGGGGATAGCTTTTTTGCCTTGGCTTCACGCAAAGTTTTATTTGGTGAGCTTGTTCTTTTTGGGCTATTATTTATGGAAAAAGAAATTTATCCCAGCTCTAGGCATTTTGGTTTCTTTGGTGGGTTTGGCGATTTATTTTAAATTTTTATATGGCAGTTTTTTGACGACGGCTCAAGTTTCAGAAGCTGGAGTTTGGCCAAGTTATTCAGGAATTTTAGGTTTATTTTTGGACCGCCAGTTTGGGCTAATCGCCTGGAATTGGTGGTATTTGTTGGTGCCTTTTGGTTTAATTTTATGGTTTAAATTGGCTAAAACTAAACTAGAAAAAGAAAATTGGTATTTATGGTTGGGTTTGTTTTTGGTGCTATTTTTACCGCATGCGCTTTTTAAATATTGGACCGGGGGTTGGTCGCCAGCCGCTCGATATTTGGTGCCAATTATACCCTTGTTTATTTATCCCATCGCTTTTTTATATCAAAAATTCCACGGTCGGATTTTTAATTTTCTGTCAGATTTTTTGGTCACAATTTCTTTAGCTTTAAGTGCAATTGCACTGTCTGTGCCAGCGATACTTTTTAGTTCGCCACAAACTGGAACACAAAACCAGCTCTTGGTGAAAATCGGCTTGCCAGAAATTTTACCCTCTTTTATAAGATTGAATCATACAGATTGGTGGTTGATAATAATTTGGTTTGCGGGATTTATTTTGGCAATAATAATTTTTGCCTATAAAATCGACCCGAAGTTTTT carries:
- a CDS encoding glycosyltransferase family 2 protein — encoded protein: MKNEKILVLVPAYNEAENIRGVILDVQKNLGRVDILVVNDGSTDNTLTQVRKTKAIVLNLSQNLGIGGSVQAGLLYAVENDYDLVLRLDGDGQHRAEDLRKLKEKLQKSKLDVLIGSRFRSHHNFKFGFFRKIGIRYFSWLVSALTHHQILDPTSGLQAINRPALQFLAKNYPQDYPEVEAVLILSLAGFKIGEMAAKMKERSGGTSSISWRKSIYYMLKVTLAILVNLIRNKPKRS
- a CDS encoding DUF2304 domain-containing protein produces the protein MFLIFKTHQIFGFVVSLLFLILIIEMVRRRKLLEGYSLLWIFTGLILVVISLWEKLWIKIASLLGIVYAPFSLLIFFSLFLIIVCLDFSMKISKSSQQIKGLIQKVALLENKVEKCQKKSSKSKK